In one window of Leptospira sp. GIMC2001 DNA:
- a CDS encoding ABC transporter permease, translating into MNTLNHKLVRDLVSMKSQAITIGLVIAAGIAVMISSRSAYDSLLLARDKFYIDNRFSDGFAEISRAPQSYKESISLIPGISYIETRIVREAVLDFPNKKLPTTGRFVSITNNINQVAIQSGRMPNGEEEIVLSETFANANKLSVGDSIIGILGGKRKKLIVVGTGLSPEFVYVFKAPNPMPDDEHFGIIWMDQKGLESAFDMQGAFNSLVFNFAPGYTRTSVLKELDKLLEKYGGLGAYDRDKLPSHSFLRDEFKQLRTTAYTIPIIFLSVAAFLLHIVTTRIVSKEREQIATLKALGYSNKTILLHYVKLISMITFAGSCVGLFSGIYLGDAMTNLYGQFYKFPNLKFIFKPTLGLEGIFIGLLSGGVGAIFSINQVTNLQPAQAMRPPTPERYNTIFIEKYFSRLSTQTKMIIRNLFQRPFRTVLSILGISTSVMIMVIGTFSRDAIDSMLNLQFDVMQRESLSLSFISPVSSNALNEIKLMNGVEYAEGYRMVPIRIRKGLSSKEFLLQGIPREAELRRLVDKDRRILNPPKSGILLNSVLSEKLGIVSGDTVTLEILEGNRNKVDVKVEGTVEEMLGQGAYMERSAVNKLLGEGNSVSFITIRTDSKYESDLLRKLKEYPRIAGISTREGVLKSFYDTMSRSLLVTTFILLGFASVIAVGVVYNTAMIALSERSFELGSLRILGFTRTEVFQILAGELTVITIISLPIGGFLGYVLAWTMMNSVDTEGFKIPLVISVKTYGIAVLTTIMTAMFSFYILHRKIKSMDLLRILKVRE; encoded by the coding sequence GTGAATACTTTAAATCACAAGTTAGTACGTGACTTGGTTTCCATGAAATCACAGGCAATCACGATTGGTCTTGTGATCGCGGCAGGTATTGCTGTAATGATATCTTCTCGTTCAGCGTACGATTCTTTGTTACTTGCTCGTGATAAATTCTATATAGACAATCGTTTCTCAGATGGATTTGCGGAAATTAGTAGAGCACCGCAATCTTATAAAGAGAGTATATCTCTCATTCCAGGCATCAGCTATATTGAGACTCGTATTGTTCGAGAAGCAGTACTGGATTTTCCAAATAAGAAACTTCCGACAACAGGTCGATTTGTGTCAATCACCAATAACATCAATCAAGTCGCAATCCAATCTGGTAGGATGCCAAATGGAGAAGAGGAAATTGTATTAAGTGAGACTTTTGCAAATGCTAACAAACTTAGTGTGGGCGATTCAATCATCGGAATACTTGGAGGAAAGCGCAAAAAACTAATTGTTGTGGGAACAGGTCTATCACCAGAATTTGTGTATGTTTTCAAGGCGCCCAATCCTATGCCGGATGATGAACATTTTGGGATTATCTGGATGGATCAGAAGGGACTCGAGTCTGCTTTCGATATGCAAGGTGCTTTCAATAGCTTGGTATTCAATTTTGCACCTGGATATACAAGGACGAGCGTACTAAAAGAATTAGATAAATTATTAGAAAAATATGGCGGACTTGGAGCCTATGATAGAGATAAGTTGCCATCACATTCGTTTCTTCGAGATGAGTTCAAGCAACTTCGGACTACGGCATATACAATACCAATCATATTTCTTAGTGTTGCGGCTTTTCTATTACATATTGTTACAACTCGAATTGTTTCCAAGGAACGTGAGCAAATCGCAACACTCAAAGCTCTAGGTTATTCCAATAAAACTATTCTGTTACATTATGTTAAGCTAATATCTATGATTACTTTTGCGGGATCTTGCGTAGGTTTATTTAGTGGAATCTATCTTGGTGATGCAATGACCAATCTATATGGGCAATTTTATAAATTTCCCAATCTAAAATTTATTTTCAAACCAACACTTGGTTTAGAGGGAATTTTTATCGGATTGCTATCGGGCGGAGTAGGTGCAATATTTTCAATCAATCAGGTTACTAATTTGCAACCTGCACAAGCAATGCGTCCACCTACACCAGAGAGATACAATACAATATTTATCGAAAAATATTTTTCTAGATTGTCAACACAAACCAAAATGATAATTCGAAATCTTTTTCAACGACCTTTTCGAACCGTTTTGTCAATTCTTGGAATTTCTACATCTGTGATGATTATGGTTATAGGAACATTCTCAAGGGACGCAATTGATTCTATGCTCAATTTACAATTTGATGTTATGCAAAGAGAATCCCTAAGCCTATCATTTATTAGTCCAGTTTCTTCAAATGCACTAAATGAAATCAAATTAATGAATGGAGTAGAATACGCTGAAGGATATCGTATGGTTCCGATTCGAATTCGCAAAGGATTGAGTTCTAAAGAATTCCTATTACAAGGAATACCTAGAGAAGCGGAACTCCGAAGATTAGTAGATAAGGATCGTAGAATTCTAAATCCACCGAAATCAGGTATACTACTTAACTCAGTTCTATCAGAAAAGCTTGGAATCGTATCGGGAGATACTGTAACATTAGAAATTCTTGAAGGAAATCGAAATAAAGTTGATGTAAAAGTAGAAGGGACAGTTGAAGAAATGTTAGGTCAAGGTGCCTATATGGAGAGATCAGCAGTTAATAAATTATTAGGTGAAGGAAATTCCGTAAGTTTTATTACAATTCGTACGGATAGCAAATACGAGTCCGATCTTCTACGGAAGCTAAAAGAATATCCTAGAATCGCGGGAATTTCCACACGGGAAGGAGTTCTAAAATCTTTCTATGATACGATGTCAAGAAGTTTACTAGTTACAACTTTTATTTTATTAGGCTTTGCTTCTGTAATAGCCGTGGGCGTTGTTTACAATACAGCCATGATTGCCTTATCGGAGCGGTCATTCGAGCTTGGAAGCCTAAGAATATTGGGTTTTACTCGAACTGAAGTGTTTCAGATTCTTGCTGGAGAATTAACAGTTATAACAATTATTTCTCTTCCTATTGGTGGCTTCTTGGGTTATGTTCTCGCTTGGACGATGATGAATTCAGTGGATACAGAAGGATTCAAAATTCCACTTGTAATTTCGGTCAAAACGTACGGAATAGCAGTACTTACAACAATTATGACTGCGATGTTTAGTTTTTATATTCTTCATAGAAAGATTAAATCAATGGATCTACTTCGAATTTTAAAAGTAAGAGAATAA
- a CDS encoding 3-hydroxyacyl-CoA dehydrogenase family protein, whose amino-acid sequence MRDIKTVTILGANGAMGAGSAGVIAAFGNAKVYMLARDLEKAKDGVEKAYNSVKAEVIRKNLIPGTYENDLERCVSESDWVFELVAESYEVKEPINARIAKSRRPGTIVSTVSSGLSIARLAKAYDADGQKHYYGTHFFNPPYKMILCELVTHPGNDKKLTAELGDYLSNKLGRAVVYTNDTPAFAGNRVGFQLMNEVAILAEKYADKGGIALMDEIMSGYTGRAMGPLATVDFVGLDVHKAIVDNIYDNTKDEAHATFKLPAYMQKLIDEGKLGMKSKGGLTKITKTADGKKEKFVYNIKTGAYDPYPKFDIPFIPKAKKLIQESDYVGAMNVVKEAKGLEADLARYFIARYISYSLSIVGEVVDSKEMVDMAMGFGFNWVPASAFVDFLGGPKETIALMTKSKVPVPAILTKAKPGKKFYELGDILDARSLFKG is encoded by the coding sequence ATGAGAGATATAAAAACCGTAACCATACTCGGCGCCAATGGTGCTATGGGTGCAGGAAGCGCGGGAGTGATAGCCGCATTCGGAAATGCTAAAGTCTACATGCTCGCAAGAGATTTAGAAAAAGCGAAAGATGGAGTTGAAAAAGCGTACAATTCTGTGAAAGCAGAAGTGATTCGCAAGAATTTGATTCCAGGAACCTACGAAAATGACCTCGAAAGATGTGTCTCTGAGTCAGATTGGGTATTTGAATTAGTAGCTGAAAGCTATGAAGTAAAAGAGCCAATCAATGCTCGTATAGCAAAGTCAAGGCGACCTGGAACGATTGTTTCCACTGTATCGTCTGGTCTTTCTATCGCAAGACTCGCTAAGGCATATGATGCAGATGGACAGAAGCATTATTACGGGACTCACTTTTTCAACCCTCCGTACAAAATGATTCTTTGTGAATTAGTAACTCATCCTGGAAACGATAAGAAATTGACTGCTGAACTTGGTGACTATCTGAGCAATAAACTTGGACGCGCTGTAGTTTATACAAATGACACTCCAGCTTTCGCTGGTAACCGTGTTGGTTTTCAATTGATGAACGAAGTTGCGATTCTTGCTGAGAAGTATGCCGATAAAGGTGGGATTGCTCTCATGGATGAAATCATGAGTGGTTACACAGGTCGCGCAATGGGTCCTCTAGCTACAGTTGATTTCGTGGGATTGGATGTTCATAAAGCAATCGTTGATAACATCTATGACAATACTAAAGATGAAGCGCATGCTACTTTTAAACTACCTGCTTATATGCAGAAGTTGATTGATGAAGGCAAGCTAGGTATGAAATCTAAAGGTGGTCTAACGAAGATCACTAAGACTGCTGATGGCAAGAAAGAAAAGTTTGTGTATAATATCAAAACAGGAGCGTACGATCCGTATCCTAAATTTGATATTCCATTCATTCCTAAAGCAAAGAAACTAATTCAAGAATCTGACTACGTTGGAGCCATGAATGTTGTTAAGGAAGCAAAAGGTCTCGAAGCGGATTTGGCAAGATATTTCATCGCAAGATACATTAGTTATTCTTTGTCTATCGTGGGTGAGGTAGTGGATTCCAAAGAGATGGTTGATATGGCTATGGGCTTTGGATTCAATTGGGTTCCAGCTTCTGCGTTCGTAGATTTTCTTGGTGGACCAAAAGAAACTATTGCATTGATGACAAAGAGTAAAGTTCCAGTGCCTGCAATTTTGACTAAAGCAAAACCTGGCAAAAAGTTTTATGAATTGGGCGATATCCTAGACGCCCGTTCCCTATTTAAGGGTTAA
- a CDS encoding acetyl-CoA acetyltransferase, with the protein MSDKVYVLGGEQTDFQRNWSKEGKTFMSMMREVMTDALTKVGIEPSEIKKLNKENRIGVFVGNFDAEQYANQGHLGAFLTEVDPAFYGVPGARYEAACASGSVAIDAASTHIRAKDYDVAIVLGIEVMKTVSSAIGGDFLGTAAYYEREAKGVQFPFPKLFGKLADVILERYKLKEAVFMDALAEISRINYDNAKRNPKAQTRTWFMNKEHAMNRGTDTNMAVGGRLCITDCSQVTDGAAVVVLASKKYTDEYAKKRGKKVSDIPRIKGWGHRVAPITFEAKVAESVGDKYILPWTRQTVKDAYSRAEMGVKDIDVFETHDCFTSSEYAAISAFGISDPGKEHIAIQEGVIDFKGKKPINPSGGLIGVGHPVGASGARMMLDLYKQVTGTAGDYQVSKAKNGLMLNIGGSATTNMVFIVGK; encoded by the coding sequence ATGAGTGATAAAGTATATGTGTTAGGTGGCGAGCAGACCGATTTCCAGAGAAATTGGTCCAAAGAAGGCAAAACTTTCATGTCTATGATGAGAGAAGTTATGACAGATGCTCTTACCAAAGTTGGAATCGAGCCATCTGAGATCAAGAAGCTGAATAAAGAAAACCGAATCGGTGTTTTTGTTGGTAACTTTGATGCAGAACAATATGCAAACCAAGGCCATTTGGGTGCATTTCTTACTGAAGTAGATCCAGCTTTCTACGGAGTGCCAGGCGCCAGATATGAAGCAGCTTGTGCTTCTGGTTCTGTTGCAATAGATGCAGCTTCAACTCATATTCGAGCAAAAGATTACGATGTTGCAATCGTTCTCGGTATCGAAGTGATGAAAACAGTTAGTTCTGCAATAGGCGGTGACTTTCTTGGAACTGCAGCATACTATGAGCGCGAAGCAAAAGGAGTTCAATTTCCTTTTCCTAAACTTTTTGGAAAGCTTGCTGATGTAATCTTGGAAAGATATAAGCTTAAAGAAGCTGTTTTCATGGATGCACTCGCTGAAATATCAAGAATTAACTATGATAATGCGAAGAGAAATCCAAAAGCTCAGACAAGAACTTGGTTCATGAATAAAGAGCATGCAATGAATCGTGGAACTGATACAAATATGGCTGTCGGTGGCAGACTTTGTATTACAGATTGTTCGCAAGTTACCGATGGTGCGGCAGTTGTTGTATTAGCTTCTAAGAAATATACAGACGAATATGCAAAGAAAAGAGGCAAGAAAGTATCCGACATTCCTCGCATTAAAGGATGGGGACATCGCGTTGCTCCAATTACTTTTGAAGCAAAAGTTGCAGAGTCAGTAGGAGATAAATATATCCTACCTTGGACTAGACAAACTGTGAAGGATGCTTATTCAAGAGCTGAAATGGGTGTGAAAGATATTGATGTTTTTGAAACACATGATTGTTTTACTTCCAGTGAATATGCTGCTATTTCTGCATTTGGAATTTCTGATCCAGGTAAAGAGCATATTGCGATTCAAGAAGGTGTTATTGACTTTAAAGGTAAGAAGCCAATCAATCCAAGTGGTGGTCTGATCGGTGTTGGACATCCAGTTGGTGCATCTGGAGCAAGGATGATGTTAGATCTTTATAAGCAAGTAACAGGGACTGCAGGTGATTATCAAGTTTCTAAGGCTAAAAATGGTCTTATGTTAAACATTGGTGGATCTGCAACTACGAATATGGTGTTCATAGTCGGTAAATAA
- a CDS encoding crotonase/enoyl-CoA hydratase family protein, giving the protein MQYITTEVRGKVFLIGLNNPEQNNAFPVQMLMELSQAFMEYEDNNDLWCAVLFAHGKHFTVGLEMEGVSEFVLKNNGVKYPPNHVDPFGLVGRKRTKPLVTAMQGFCFTLGIELALASDIRICSKSTRFTQAEVQRGIAPFGGATFRMVEQFGWGNAMRYLLTGDIFNAEEALRVGLVQEITEAKSLLNRAVEIAETITKNAPLGIKLVLESAFGYRRAQEEEAYKKLEPILVDLMKSEDGKEGLQSFKENRKANFKGK; this is encoded by the coding sequence ATGCAATATATCACGACAGAAGTTAGAGGAAAAGTTTTCTTAATCGGTTTGAATAACCCGGAGCAAAACAATGCTTTTCCTGTGCAAATGCTTATGGAATTGAGCCAGGCTTTTATGGAATATGAGGATAACAATGATCTATGGTGTGCCGTACTTTTTGCACATGGTAAGCATTTTACCGTCGGATTGGAGATGGAAGGTGTAAGTGAATTTGTTCTTAAGAATAATGGAGTCAAATATCCACCAAACCATGTTGATCCGTTCGGACTCGTCGGGAGAAAAAGGACAAAACCCCTGGTAACAGCAATGCAAGGCTTTTGTTTTACTTTAGGAATCGAACTAGCTTTAGCTTCGGATATTCGAATTTGCTCTAAGTCGACACGTTTCACTCAAGCAGAAGTTCAAAGAGGTATCGCACCTTTTGGTGGTGCAACTTTTCGAATGGTTGAACAATTTGGTTGGGGCAATGCAATGAGATACTTATTGACTGGCGATATTTTTAATGCTGAAGAAGCTTTGCGCGTGGGTCTCGTTCAAGAAATCACAGAAGCCAAATCACTATTGAATCGCGCTGTAGAAATTGCTGAAACTATTACAAAAAATGCTCCGCTTGGAATAAAACTCGTTCTAGAAAGTGCTTTTGGATACAGAAGAGCTCAGGAAGAAGAAGCCTATAAAAAATTGGAACCTATACTTGTCGATCTTATGAAATCGGAGGATGGCAAAGAAGGTCTACAATCATTCAAAGAAAATCGCAAAGCAAACTTTAAAGGTAAGTAA
- a CDS encoding efflux RND transporter periplasmic adaptor subunit yields the protein MNFKDKILEIAKKKNVKIGIGIFLLICLVWYTLRPQSIIVESVIIEKGTFEQIIQEEGITRVIDRYSVFAPVDGILRRVEKNPGESVTKGEVVAQLDWDVLRQVKSPISGTILNVHRESAGPIAMGTPILDIGDTRKMEIVANILTSEVAKLKPGNTVEIQGWSDQVIIGKLRLIEPAAFTKLSSLGVEEQRVRAIIDFTPPQGMGEGFQVLCKIIAFRKDDKVLVPTSALFRDGDNWSVFTVVKKRARKVTVSLEEKAGGYAIAAEGLQPGDRVIVYPGEWVRDSIKVKLE from the coding sequence ATGAATTTCAAAGATAAAATATTAGAAATTGCGAAAAAGAAAAATGTGAAAATTGGTATAGGAATTTTTCTACTTATATGTCTTGTGTGGTATACTTTGCGTCCTCAATCAATTATAGTGGAATCTGTAATTATTGAAAAGGGAACATTTGAGCAAATCATCCAAGAGGAAGGAATCACAAGAGTTATAGATCGGTATTCGGTATTTGCCCCTGTTGATGGAATCTTACGAAGAGTTGAAAAAAATCCAGGTGAATCAGTTACCAAAGGTGAAGTTGTTGCTCAGTTGGATTGGGATGTATTACGCCAAGTTAAATCTCCGATCTCAGGAACAATTCTCAATGTCCATCGCGAAAGCGCCGGACCAATCGCTATGGGAACACCGATACTCGATATCGGAGATACGAGAAAAATGGAAATTGTTGCTAATATTTTGACATCAGAAGTTGCAAAATTGAAACCAGGCAATACAGTTGAGATACAGGGATGGAGTGATCAAGTTATCATCGGAAAACTTAGATTAATTGAACCAGCTGCATTTACAAAGTTGTCTTCCTTAGGTGTAGAAGAGCAAAGAGTTCGTGCAATTATTGATTTTACTCCACCTCAAGGTATGGGTGAAGGTTTTCAGGTTCTATGTAAAATTATTGCCTTCCGCAAAGATGATAAGGTTCTTGTTCCAACTTCAGCTCTGTTTCGTGACGGGGATAATTGGAGCGTTTTTACGGTCGTTAAAAAAAGGGCTCGCAAAGTCACAGTAAGTTTAGAAGAAAAGGCGGGAGGCTATGCAATCGCCGCAGAAGGCCTTCAACCTGGAGATAGGGTGATTGTATATCCAGGTGAATGGGTGCGAGATTCCATAAAAGTTAAGTTAGAATAG
- a CDS encoding FecR family protein: MKNIQNILAWLKEWKVGVFLFVNALIFFALFYNDINSRSEIGNREIIGDIIFKYNQVQRKFDRQLIWDDLDTNGPLSNRDTIRSDKGSQAVLQLKDGTEIQMDEESMVIVEISENLQKINFEKGSINIKKKPVKGSPHHSIMVDSPSGSVQVKDGDVIVAKENLDQFNVAVSRGEATVNIDGKTISLKENQILSSKDGELVAKESKVVMEDPEARARKIEKRKRQTYQAELERIQSNASTVSKLKVNEVVDAQSQPEKKNENNIENSKFSPAITPAPVQNKPASPPSNNINSTTKPKSQKEDPTEEIRRKREQAEFERFMKM; the protein is encoded by the coding sequence ATGAAAAATATACAGAATATTCTAGCCTGGTTGAAAGAATGGAAAGTTGGCGTGTTTCTATTTGTGAATGCTTTAATCTTTTTTGCTCTATTCTACAATGATATAAATTCAAGATCAGAAATTGGTAATAGGGAAATTATAGGAGATATTATTTTTAAATACAACCAAGTTCAAAGAAAATTTGATCGACAACTTATATGGGACGATTTAGATACAAACGGTCCTTTATCCAACCGAGATACAATTCGTTCGGATAAAGGCTCTCAGGCTGTCCTTCAATTGAAAGATGGAACCGAGATTCAGATGGATGAAGAAAGCATGGTCATTGTTGAAATTAGTGAGAATCTGCAGAAAATTAATTTTGAAAAGGGTTCTATCAATATAAAAAAGAAACCAGTCAAAGGTTCCCCCCACCATTCCATAATGGTTGATTCTCCTTCTGGATCAGTTCAAGTAAAAGATGGAGATGTAATTGTTGCAAAAGAAAATTTAGATCAATTCAATGTTGCCGTGTCAAGAGGTGAAGCGACAGTTAATATCGACGGCAAGACAATTTCATTAAAAGAGAATCAAATTCTATCTTCAAAAGATGGCGAATTGGTAGCTAAAGAATCAAAAGTTGTCATGGAAGATCCAGAAGCTAGAGCACGAAAAATCGAAAAGAGAAAACGACAGACTTATCAAGCAGAACTGGAAAGAATTCAATCGAACGCGTCGACAGTCTCGAAATTAAAAGTGAATGAAGTTGTTGATGCTCAGAGCCAACCCGAAAAGAAAAATGAAAACAATATAGAGAATTCCAAATTTAGTCCCGCAATAACTCCCGCACCCGTTCAGAACAAACCTGCATCACCTCCTTCGAATAATATCAATTCAACGACCAAACCTAAGTCTCAGAAAGAAGATCCAACGGAAGAAATAAGAAGAAAACGCGAGCAGGCAGAATTTGAACGTTTTATGAAGATGTAG
- a CDS encoding DUF3332 family protein, with protein sequence MNKTIKKIITLLTIVGISLTSVLNCFGKFALTRTVYTFNTGIGNASWTGKIVRTLVMYVYFLIPIIAGLVWLIDVLILNLIEFWTDSNPMGLNEYNKEGKYVKKIEQDGESLKLTYLNFGQKLVIDINNKNKSEQFVVLRSEPGKFFKETDDQLEEIIVNPQTVGSKVILKMAINGKLQSSKVIDIQDYNELEEKFVHEFQ encoded by the coding sequence ATGAATAAAACTATCAAAAAAATTATCACTTTACTTACAATTGTTGGAATAAGTCTCACATCCGTCTTAAATTGTTTCGGCAAATTTGCACTCACTCGTACGGTCTATACTTTCAATACAGGAATCGGAAATGCGAGTTGGACTGGCAAAATTGTTCGTACACTTGTAATGTATGTCTATTTCTTGATTCCAATTATTGCAGGTTTGGTTTGGCTTATTGATGTTTTGATTCTTAACTTAATCGAATTCTGGACAGACTCGAATCCTATGGGTTTAAACGAATACAATAAAGAAGGTAAATATGTTAAGAAAATTGAACAAGATGGAGAATCGTTAAAGTTGACCTATTTAAATTTTGGACAGAAATTGGTGATCGATATTAACAATAAAAATAAATCCGAACAATTCGTTGTTTTAAGATCCGAGCCAGGCAAATTTTTTAAAGAAACGGATGATCAGTTAGAAGAAATTATAGTTAATCCACAGACAGTTGGTTCTAAAGTAATTCTTAAAATGGCAATTAATGGCAAGTTACAATCTTCTAAAGTGATTGATATCCAAGATTATAACGAATTGGAAGAAAAATTTGTCCACGAATTTCAATAA
- a CDS encoding adenylate/guanylate cyclase domain-containing protein: MLSKIKRFIYNWSVQLKLVTIISVIIILSISVIIYIATYFFRQDNELRIKEKNLEITELIASKTKSDISNIVRSSRSLARLLKNNEIEILYQQSSVPGFGDISEVEEILAIYIIGFEQKNPVIYRKIYNPVLLADNKLQKKKIDAKVFSNLKVFSTLTKGKTVVRNLSIESTPLMGVSHQDLVGSEKLTFIAVTKMDQIQATFKSLGISDNFMISDDGGIISHTDLDLVLKSQDIKDLSIFEKIQDSPINNGQVKYSDKENKVYIASFKKIGIADLVVVATVPEEKAMEEVNNIQRRNFFLMIIILNLSILIVLIFSKNMTKPILRLVDAAKNIEKGNFNVNIQESSGDEIGILTRSFVNMGKGLSERDKIKDAFGKFVNTELAEKAMSGSLALGGTRRECTIFFSDIRNFTAISEQLEPEAVVEFLNDYMTEMVSCINRMGGIVDKFIGDSIMAIWGAINSTKNDTERAIDTAIMMRNALIQLNAKRRSNKKPFIRIGIGINTGPVIAGQIGSEERLEFTVIGDAVNLASRIEALNKDFNTDILISESAYHKVSKLYKVVKMKEIKVKGKVKKQIVYAVLGRVNDKDCPKSIAEVRKLISDATPTKKSKVRIK; encoded by the coding sequence ATGCTATCCAAAATTAAGAGATTCATTTACAATTGGAGTGTTCAACTTAAATTAGTTACGATCATTTCTGTGATCATAATTTTGTCTATTTCTGTTATTATCTATATCGCTACTTATTTTTTTCGACAGGATAACGAGCTTCGAATCAAAGAGAAGAATCTTGAGATAACCGAGCTTATAGCTTCTAAAACAAAATCAGATATTTCAAACATTGTGCGTTCAAGCAGAAGCCTAGCTAGATTGCTTAAAAACAATGAAATCGAAATTCTATATCAGCAATCGTCTGTTCCAGGTTTTGGTGATATCTCAGAAGTTGAAGAAATCTTAGCTATATACATTATCGGATTTGAACAAAAGAATCCTGTAATCTATAGGAAGATTTATAATCCAGTCTTATTAGCGGACAATAAACTTCAGAAGAAAAAAATTGATGCTAAGGTATTTAGTAATTTAAAAGTTTTTTCTACATTAACTAAAGGGAAAACTGTTGTTCGAAATCTCAGTATTGAATCAACACCTTTGATGGGAGTCTCGCACCAAGATCTAGTTGGATCTGAGAAATTAACTTTTATCGCTGTTACCAAGATGGATCAGATTCAAGCCACATTCAAAAGTTTGGGCATATCTGATAATTTTATGATTTCGGATGATGGTGGAATTATTTCGCACACAGATTTGGATTTGGTATTAAAATCTCAAGATATAAAAGACCTTAGTATTTTTGAGAAAATTCAAGATAGCCCCATAAACAACGGACAGGTTAAATATTCGGATAAAGAAAACAAAGTATATATAGCTTCTTTCAAGAAAATTGGAATCGCAGATCTTGTGGTCGTTGCAACGGTTCCGGAAGAAAAGGCAATGGAAGAAGTTAATAATATTCAAAGAAGAAATTTCTTTCTTATGATTATAATATTGAATCTTTCGATTTTAATTGTATTGATTTTTTCCAAGAATATGACCAAGCCAATTCTGCGTTTGGTTGATGCAGCCAAGAATATCGAAAAAGGCAATTTTAATGTCAATATTCAAGAATCTAGTGGAGATGAAATTGGAATTCTCACACGATCCTTCGTCAATATGGGTAAAGGTCTATCCGAACGAGATAAAATCAAAGATGCATTTGGCAAATTTGTAAACACTGAACTTGCTGAGAAGGCAATGAGTGGAAGTTTAGCGTTAGGTGGAACAAGAAGGGAATGCACAATTTTTTTCTCAGATATTCGAAATTTCACTGCTATATCCGAACAACTTGAACCGGAAGCAGTTGTTGAATTTCTAAATGATTATATGACCGAAATGGTATCCTGTATAAATAGAATGGGGGGGATTGTAGATAAATTTATCGGTGATTCCATTATGGCGATCTGGGGCGCAATCAATTCTACGAAGAATGATACAGAAAGAGCTATCGATACCGCGATTATGATGCGTAATGCTTTGATTCAATTGAATGCGAAGCGGAGATCCAATAAGAAACCATTTATTCGAATAGGAATTGGTATCAATACTGGGCCTGTGATTGCGGGGCAAATTGGTTCCGAAGAGAGGTTAGAATTTACAGTGATCGGCGATGCAGTAAATCTTGCATCGAGAATAGAAGCATTGAATAAAGATTTTAATACTGATATATTGATTTCGGAATCAGCGTACCATAAAGTATCAAAACTTTATAAAGTAGTAAAGATGAAAGAAATTAAAGTAAAGGGCAAAGTTAAAAAGCAAATTGTATATGCAGTTCTCGGACGAGTTAATGATAAAGATTGTCCTAAGAGTATTGCAGAAGTTAGAAAGCTAATTAGTGATGCTACTCCAACTAAAAAATCTAAGGTTAGAATAAAATGA
- a CDS encoding ABC transporter ATP-binding protein yields the protein MKLKKEIIFCTSDLEKVYQMGEVQVRALNSINLEIHKSEFVVLLGPSGSGKSTLLNILGGLDTPSSGDVVFNNQKLSKASEEELTAFRRLNVGFVFQFYNLIPSLTSRENILLVTELTSKSMNPDDALSMVGLYERREHFPSQLSGGEQQRVAIARAIAKKPEILLCDEPTGALDIKTGRIVLEAIAKVNKELGTTTIIITHNESIAQIADRVITMRDGEITSDTINKAKKSTAEISW from the coding sequence ATGAAACTAAAAAAGGAAATAATATTTTGTACATCTGATCTTGAGAAAGTCTATCAGATGGGTGAGGTACAAGTCCGTGCTTTAAATTCAATCAATTTGGAAATTCACAAATCTGAATTTGTTGTGCTTCTTGGGCCTTCCGGCAGTGGCAAGTCAACACTTTTGAATATTCTGGGCGGATTGGATACCCCGAGCTCTGGAGATGTTGTATTCAATAATCAAAAACTTTCTAAAGCAAGTGAAGAGGAGCTAACAGCATTTAGACGATTGAATGTTGGTTTTGTCTTTCAATTCTATAATCTGATCCCAAGTCTTACTTCTAGAGAAAATATTTTACTCGTCACCGAGTTGACTTCGAAATCGATGAATCCAGACGATGCGCTAAGTATGGTTGGGCTGTATGAGAGAAGAGAACATTTTCCTTCTCAGCTTTCTGGTGGAGAACAACAAAGGGTTGCGATTGCACGAGCTATTGCAAAAAAGCCTGAAATTTTGCTCTGTGATGAACCAACTGGTGCGCTTGATATCAAAACCGGACGAATTGTACTTGAAGCAATTGCAAAGGTTAACAAAGAATTGGGAACGACAACTATCATCATCACACACAATGAGTCTATTGCTCAGATTGCCGATCGTGTAATCACAATGCGGGATGGAGAGATTACTTCGGATACAATCAATAAGGCAAAAAAGAGCACAGCGGAAATAAGCTGGTGA